Proteins encoded together in one Ogataea parapolymorpha DL-1 chromosome III, whole genome shotgun sequence window:
- a CDS encoding Vacuolar assembly/sorting proteins VPS39/VAM6/VPS3 yields MVLVVSPYSYFEFGSHNISTFEVFGNLVYVGLYDGSLDVCQLPTGGETQMTQFDESKLVLEDLNVIARTKLSCRAMQLELIPNLGYLVALLENQTVEIYSLNDYQFIDKFDEARFNLIRTWYEDDKDLQLDQINEEDNDYITVDDNDSISLATTALETVRTKKFVTSLTGNSYLCLISKRNIAVMKWHDNQYDRKYEYKLNDKIQVVEFLNSDGLIVALKNGDILKIDLAHDSVSTIQIQFLNQPTGFSKSFFFSPSDSLLEIFKANNDQQLIIMKDYNLIKLNSDLELVVYRRHTHSIDFKNPVLVPSHNQSGKKLKFLKYWFPYVVLVYANSLEIRNLENGSIVQQLQGTSTFGSITSIKFTSKFLFLICNSTVYKLVKTTYDSQLAEFEKSKDYNNAINLIEKLNPLAFEDISEDHSSRQIKFTKLRQFQLLKGLEYMKSGNYETGIKLFVEFLAPPELVLDNLPESVKTLLSGTSSLRHAASKESLKSDKEPETRPNQDVKIIGQVISFLTDARRKLTRLLDPDSPKFQWHGFLISRELYGSKDISKLEQKLQTVDDCLFQCYLITNPRMVGPLLRISNYCSFDKIENKCLELKLYTELIDFYYCRSRHDKALKLLEKLCIEEHIFKPEFMVKYIQKLGQPQLDLIFKYAEKLISLDQTNVESIFMDDSVECESLNKHQVLDFLNKWPSLQVRYLRYLIFDLGETNIKFPNKLIELYLQDPANNQAHINQIYSLDNYNPSFVLKKLGSLKQSPVVLELMILPLGKLNKHKEVLDILVHKLNDVKKALSYCKAVYSSSPETGVKLTYMLLDMLLSSKDYDSVFEILDSGITYLDPVQVLEKLPGSLQLGKLEGYLESNIRNITSDLRLDIIQNELLKVQLINLKYEKLLSDAAHVRIDASSKCMVCDKNFAASSILSFFPDGSVVHYSCSRYRN; encoded by the coding sequence atggtgctggtggtaTCTCCGTATTCGTATTTTGAATTCGGGTCCCACAACATATCCACATTTGAGGTTTTTGGTAACCTTGTATATGTGGGGCTATACGATGGTTCTCTAGACGTTTGTCAGCTTCCCACTGGCGGAGAAACACAAATGACGCAATTTGACGAATCGAAACTGGTATTGGAAGACCTCAACGTGATTGCAAGAACGAAATTGTCATGCCGAGCGATGCAATTGGAACTGATACCAAACTTGGGATATCTGGTTGCATTACTAGAGAACCAGACAGTGGAAATATATAGTCTGAACGACTATCAATTCATAGACAAGTTTGATGAGGCACGCTTCAATTTGATCAGAACCTGgtacgaggacgacaaggaTCTCCAGCTAGATCAGATCAATGAAGAAGATAACGATTACATTACAGTAGACGACAACGACTCCATCTCGCTCGCCACTACTGCCTTGGAAACCGTCCGAACCAAGAAGTTTGTCACATCATTGACAGGCAACAGCTACTTGTGTCTGATATCCAAACGGAATATTGCAGTGATGAAGTGGCACGACAACCAATACGATCGCAAATACGAATATAAGCTGAATGACAAAATTCAGGTGGTTGAGTTTCTCAATTCCGATGGTTTGATCGTTGCATTGAAAAACGGTGACATCCTGAAAATCGACTTGGCGCACGATTCGGTGTCAACTATACAAATTCAGTTTCTAAACCAGCCTACTGGTTTCAGCAAGTCATTTTTCTTCAGCCCGTCAGACTCTCTATTGGAAATCTTCAAGGCAAATAAtgaccagcagctcatcaTCATGAAAGACTACAACCTCATTAAACTCAACAGCGATTTAGAACTTGTTGTGTACAGACGACATACTCATTCCATAGACTTTAAAAACCCGGTTTTAGTGCCGAGTCATAACCAGTCTGGGAAAAAGTTGAAATTCCTCAAATATTGGTTCCCCTATGTGGTTTTGGTCTACGCCAACTCACTAGAAATTCGAAACCTTGAGAACGGCTCAATTGTTCAGCAGTTGCAAGGGACGTCCACATTTGGTAGTATTACCTCGATCAAGTTCACATCCAAGTTTCTGTTTTTAATTTGCAACTCAACAGTGTACAAACTTGTGAAAACTACATACGACTCCCAGCTGgccgagtttgagaaatcAAAGGATTATAACAATGCAATAAACTTGATTGAGAAGCTTAACCCATTGGCATTTGAGGACATATCCGAAGACCATTCTTCGCGACAAATCAAATTTACAAAACTACGTCAATTTCAGCTTCTAAAGGGTTTAGAGTATATGAAGTCAGGAAATTATGAGACAGGAATCAAGTTATTTGTCGAGTTTCTAGCCCCACCGGAGCTCGTACTTGATAATCTGCCAGAATCAGTGAAAACTTTGTTGTCTGGAACATCAAGTCTAAGACATGCTGCTAGCAAGGAGTCATTGAAGAGCGATAAGGAGCCAGAAACCCGACCCAACCAGGACGTCAAGATAATCGGCCAGGTTATTAGCTTTTTAACAGATGCTCGGAGGAAACTCACTCGACTCTTGGATCCCGATTCGCCTAAATTCCAGTGGCATGGCTTTCTCATCTCCCGTGAGCTTTATGGGTCCAAGGATATTTCCAAGCTagaacagaaactgcaAACCGTAGACGACTGTCTTTTTCAATGCTATTTGATTACCAATCCCAGAATGGTGGGACCACTGCTCAGGATTTCCAACTACTGCTCCTTTGACAAAATAGAGAATAAATGTCTCGAACTCAAGCTGTACACAGAACTTATAGATTTTTATTACTGTCGGTCACGGCACGACAAGGCGTTGAAGttgttggagaagctgTGTATTGAGGAGCACATCTTCAAACCCGAATTTATGGTCAAATACATACAGAAACTTGGACAACCACAGCTGGATCTAATATTCAAGTACGCAGAAAAACTGATTTCACTAGATCAAACTAATGTGGAGAGTATCTTTATGGATGACTCAGTTGAGTGCGAGTCTCTGAACAAACATCAAGTATTGgattttctcaacaaaTGGCCCTCGTTGCAAGTGCGTTACTTGCGTTACCTAATTTTTGACCTCGGCGAGACCAACATCAAGTTCCCAAATAAACTCATCGAGTTGTACCTACAGGACCCTGCGAACAACCAGGCCCACATCAACCAAATTTACTCACTCGATAACTACAATCCATCGTTCGTGCTCAAAAAACTCGGCTCGCTTAAACAGTCGCCAGTTGTATTGGAGCTCATGATCCTTCCTCTTGGCAAGCTTAATAAACATAAAGAAGTGCTAGATATACTTGTACACAAGCTCAACGATGTGAAAAAAGCGCTGAGTTATTGCAAGGCAGTTTACTCTTCCTCACCAGAGACAGGAGTCAAACTCACATATATGCTGCTCGACATGCTCCTATCCTCAAAAGACTACGACTCAGTTTTTGAAATTTTAGACTCGGGCATTACATACCTAGATCCAGTCCAGGTGTTAGAAAAGTTGCCTGGATCTCTGCAGCTTGGCAAATTGGAGGGCTACTTGGAGTCCAACATAAGGAACATAACGTCAGATCTCCGATTAGACATCATACAAAATGAGCTTCTAAAAGTGCAGCTCATCAACCTCAAGTACGAAAAATTGCTCTCAGACGCGGCCCATGTGCGCATTGACGCAAGCTCCAAATGTATGGTGTGTGACAAAAATTTCGCTGCCTCTTCGATTCTTAGCTTCTTTCCAGACGGATCTGTGGTGCACTATAGCTGTAGTAGGTATAGGAATTAA
- a CDS encoding 60S ribosomal protein L31 yields the protein MAKSDLKELVTREYTINLHKRLHGIQFKRRAPRAVKEIKKFAKLHMGTEDVRLDPKLNVELWKRGIQGVPFRMRIRISRKRNEEEDAKNTMFSYVEPVNVPSVKGLNTVVVEDEE from the coding sequence ATGGCTAAATCCGACCTTAAGGAACTTGTGACCAGAGAGTACACTATAAATCTCCACAAGAGATTGCACGGTATCCAATTCAAGAGAAGAGCTCCAAGAGCCgtgaaggagatcaagaagttcGCTAAACTACACATGGGTACTGAGGACGTGAGACTGGATCCTAAGTTGAACGTCGAACTGTGGAAGAGAGGTATCCAGGGTGTTCCATTCAGAATGAGAATcagaatttccagaaagagaaacgaggaggaggacgcTAAGAACACTATGTTCTCTTACGTCGAGCCTGTCAACGTTCCATCTGTCAAGGGCTTGAACactgttgttgttgaggacgaggaataG
- a CDS encoding tRNA-dihydrouridine(20a/20b) synthase [NAD(P)+]: MARNPEDSPLAVIERCRRENRPVFVAGPMVRYSKLPFRELVRDYKVDIVYSPMILAREFVRNHNARASDFSTNHRDRPLIVQIGANNVTDLLRMIDMIHPYVDGVGLNCGCPIKDQVREGIGAALMSKKELVAEMVHAVKEKYGSKLVIETKIRVHHDIQETIEFVKMVEAAGVDFITVHGRTKNTRSSEPCNFEKIKAIKEAVSVPVIANGDCRSLEDAFRIAKDTGCDGVMAARGILNNPAMFAGYEKAPWGAIEKFWNLSTAYGLPFRLLQHHLGCMLVGQISKQLQNELNSKSSLLELMDWFDANFELKRPTDTGFGTAVAVQYRQNRQKQAHI, from the coding sequence ATGGCCAGAAACCCAGAGGACAGTCCGTTGGCTGTTATCGAGCGCTGTCGTCGTGAAAACCGGCCCGTTTTCGTGGCAGGACCGATGGTGCGTTACTCCAAGCTGCCGTTCAGAGAGCTCGTTCGTGACTATAAAGTTGACATTGTCTACTCGCCCATGATCCTCGCACGGGAGTTTGTGCGGAACCACAACGCCAGGGCCAGTGATTTTAGCACAAACCACCGCGATAGGCCACTAATAGTCCAAATCGGAGCCAACAACGTCACAGATCTGTTACGGATGATAGACATGATACACCCTTATGTTGACGGTGTTGGGCTGAACTGCGGGTGTCCAATCAAAGACCAGGTGAGAGAAGGTATTGGTGCAGCACTGATGTCGAAGAAGGAACTTGTTGCAGAAATGGTGCACGCCGTCAAGGAGAAATACGGCTCGAAGCTCGTAATCGAGACAAAGATCCGAGTCCACCACGATATCCAGGAGACTATCGAGTTTGTGAAAATGGTCGAGGCGGCAGGCGTTGATTTTATTACGGTCCATGGCCGCACAAAGAACACGAGGTCATCTGAGCCATGCAACttcgaaaaaattaaagccatcaaggaggccgTTTCCGTGCCTGTTATTGCAAATGGTGACTGCAGATCTCTCGAGGACGCATTCCGGATAGCCAAAGACACGGGTTGCGACGGAGTCATGGCAGCAAGAGGCATTCTAAATAACCCTGCTATGTTTGCCGGCTACGAGAAGGCTCCGTGGGGAGCTATTGAGAAGTTCTGGAACTTGAGCACCGCATATGGACTTCCTTTCCGTCTTCTCCAGCATCATTTGGGGTGCATGCTTGTGGGACAGATCAGCAAACAACTACAGAACGAGTTGAATAGCAAGTCCAGtctgctggagctgatgGACTGGTTCGATGCTAATTTCGAGCTTAAACGGCCTACGGATACCGGGTTCGGAACAGCAGTTGCTGTCCAGTACCGTCAAAATAGACAAAAGCAGGCTCATATATAA
- a CDS encoding tRNA-dihydrouridine(47) synthase [NAD(P)(+)], whose protein sequence is MSEITEDKKRSVEQDSPERNVKPRLEKGVAPIKQEYLVIGGVVADYNDDEAESSKHTSGDKESKKEKKRGQNKKRDLRQAHEEIKLCSSVVDPNDKTKECPYGADKCRFSHDIQAYLAAKPADIEGICPVYAAIGYCPSGVKCRWLGSHYNPETGLLLEEEGVEKKEHKGEVNWISAATKSQLQKKKLPMPVSDEVIRFLDSVVIVNDEKNSMTKEERENHEPDEKKLNAASYTESRFRTGEKKRLNLKNAKIVSPLTTVGNLPYRRLMRTLGADVTYSEMALALPLIQGSNSEWALPRAHESEYPGFGVQIATAKHWQACKAAEAIQTLTSHVSELNLNCGCPIDMLYRKGEGSALLDNPSRMLRILKGMSYSSGEIPVTVKIRMGVKDDKPVAENLVRRVLNETDVAAITLHGRSRQQRYTRAADWDYISRVGAVVKDYNEQQEEDKDKVDRPPVYFVGNGDCFTHEDWHRAVSDEGIDSVMVARGALIKPWIFEEVEAQQYLDKSASERLAYLEKYAKFALEHWGSDEYGVNSARRYLCEFISFTHRYIPVGILERLPPKLNERPPPWKGRNELETLLGSSDYKDWIKITEMFLGKAGDGFSFIPKHKSNSYEKQ, encoded by the coding sequence ATGAGCGAGATCACAGAGGATAAGAAACGCTCGGTGGAGCAGGATTCCCCCGAGAGAAATGTGAAGCCGCGTCTTGAGAAGGGAGTTGCGCCAATAAAGCAAGAATACCTTGTTATTGGCGGCGTTGTGGCCGATTACAATGACGACGAAGCAGAATCTTCCAAGCACACTTCTGGGGATAAAGAGagcaagaaagagaagaaacgaggccagaacaagaagagAGATTTGCGGCAGGCACACGAAGAAATTAAACTGTGTTCCTCCGTCGTTGATCCTAACGACAAGACTAAAGAGTGTCCGTATGGGGCTGACAAGTGTCGCTTTTCGCACGATATCCAAGCGTATCTCGCTGCAAAGCCAGCAGACATTGAAGGTATTTGTCCAGTATATGCCGCAATCGGCTACTGTCCTTCCGGAGTGAAATGTAGATGGCTAGGGTCGCACTACAACCCAGAGACGGGGTTGTTGCTAGAGGAAGAAGGTGTTGAGAAGAAAGAACATAAGGGCGAGGTCAATTGGATTTCTGCGGCCACCAAGAGCCAGTtacagaagaagaagctgccAATGCCTGTTTCCGACGAGGTGATCCGGTTTTTGGACAGCGTGGTGATAgtgaacgacgagaaaaatAGCATGACGAAGGAAGAGCGCGAGAACCACGAACCcgacgagaaaaagctcaatGCAGCCTCGTACACGGAGTCGCGATTCAGAACGGGCGAGAAGAAAAGACTGAACCTGAAGAATGCCAAGATCGTGTCTCCGCTCACCACTGTGGGAAACCTGCCATATAGAAGATTAATGCGCACTTTGGGAGCAGACGTGACTTATTCCGAGATGGCACTTGCTTTGCCACTCATTCAGGGCTCGAACTCCGAGTGGGCCCTTCCTCGCGCGCACGAGTCGGAGTACCCAGGTTTTGGTGTCCAGATCGCGACTGCCAAGCACTGGCAGGCTTGCAAAGCCGCCGAGGCCATCCAGACGCTCACGAGCCACGTTTCTGAGTTGAACCTCAACTGTGGCTGTCCGATAGATATGCTGTATCGCAAGGGCGAAGGATCTGCGCTTCTGGACAATCCTTCGCGGATGCTGCGTATTTTGAAAGGAATGAGCTACTCATCAGGTGAAATTCCTGTGACGGTAAAAATCCGAATGGGTGTCAAGGACGACAAGCCTGTGGCCGAAAATCTTGTGAGACGTGTTCTGAATGAAACGGACGTGGCAGCCATCACTTTGCACGGACGTTCTAGGCAACAGAGATACACCCGTGCCGCCGACTGGGACTATATCAGCAGAGTTGGAGCTGTGGTGAAGGACTAcaacgagcagcaggaggaggacaaggacaaggTTGATAGGCCACCCGTGTATTTTGTCGGCAACGGCGACTGTTTCACACACGAGGACTGGCACAGGGCGGTGAGCGACGAGGGCATCGACTCGGTGATGGTGGCTCGTGGTGCACTGATTAAGCCGTGGATTTTCGAGGAAGTGGAGGCACAGCAGTATCTGGACAAGTCTGCTTCCGAAAGACTTGCTtatttggagaaatacGCCAAGTTTGCGCTGGAGCACTGGGGCAGCGACGAATACGGCGTGAACAGCGCTAGACGGTACTTGTGTGAGTTTATTTCTTTCACTCATCGGTATATTCCAGTCGGCATACTGGAACGGCTACCACCGAAGTTGAACGAAAGACCGCCACCTTGGAAGGGCAgaaacgagctggagaccTTGTTGGGATCGTCAGACTACAAGGATTGGATCAAGATCACAGAAATGTTCCTGGGCAAAGCCGGAGACGGATTCAGTTTTATTCCTAAACATAAAAGCAATTCGTACGAGAAACAGTGA
- a CDS encoding putative endoplasmic reticulum transmembrane protein: protein MPLHYNLVFALLIFEVALFALISLPLPSKFRKPLLKTLSGPFHSQHFQITTKCVLGFVLVLFLDALNRMKTVTNELQSQQDSPIAGAVGIHESRSEIQAKRFYAQRNVYLCGFTLFQTLIVNRTFSLVFELLAVKEKLAESQKKDNIDSLDTVDDKKVEELKSKIAQQDETIENLKSQASALSDEYDGLSKRKV, encoded by the coding sequence ATGCCTCTTCATTACAACCTTGTCTTTGCACTTTTGATCTTTGAGGTTGCTCTGTTTGCCCTCATCTCCTTGCCCTTGCCTAGCAAGTTCCGCAAGCCGCTGCTCAAGACATTGAGCGGTCCGTTCCACTCGCAGCATTTCCAAATCACAACGAAATGTGTTCTTGGGTTTGTGCTCGTGCTGTTCCTTGACGCGCTCAACAGAATGAAAACCGTCACCAACGAGCTTCAATCGCAACAGGACAGTCCTATCGCCGGCGCAGTGGGTATCCACGAGTCTCGCTCTGAGATCCAGGCCAAACGGTTTTATGCCCAGAGGAACGTCTATCTCTGTGGCTTCACCCTGTTCCAGACCCTGATCGTCAACCGGACTTTCTCATTGGTGTTTGAGTTACTTGCCGTCAAGGAAAAATTGGCagagagccagaagaaagacaaCATTGACAGCTTGGACACAGTGGACGATAAAAAggtcgaggagctcaaatccaaaatcGCCCAGCAGGACGAGACAATTGAGAACCTTAAGTCACAGGCTTCGGCGCTGTCTGATGAGTACGATGGGCTGTCCAAACGAAAAGTGTAA
- a CDS encoding Protein ECM3, translating into MTSISLGEVIYMSCKPMFKIYFLIGVGFWLARKNILSVDTTKNISSIAIMVTMPALLFNKIVTNIDNSDIAQIGTIAFLGIFNMLGGGLMCFLAGLVTRCPKRWYGGLISVGMFPNISDLPIAYLQSLESSGIVPDVDRGVAFNCIYTVIQLIGQFNCGLYKLIEWDFRDAFKNAGDKKPADEEQTVSTSASPESIQHTNCSNSLTSISSSVDENDTDENQPHSLREKRTGRRSSWSTARRSLDLRRTESACSGTSLREMPTENMADMVRQYSRFDELATGSVKVNDPADLQVAPKTTPSESKGVWPLAKSFIFLLLDSFRKPISLTVVISLIICMIPWVKALFVTTNQAHISPAPDGLPPLSFMMDISSYIGAAQVPFGLLILGATIGRLEIRDIPLSRWRTPLAVTSVRLVLLPIVGCALDSKVNKDGLFYNEPILHFVSNIVFCMPPATSNIYLTAFYTPPDYEDHIQVDCLALAYICHYVALVVCLPFTAAYTLKVPLKY; encoded by the coding sequence ATGACTAGCATCTCCTTGGGAGAAGTCATATATATGTCATGCAAGCCCATGTTCAAGATCTACTTCTTGATTGGGGTGGGGTTCTGGCTGGCACGCAAAAACATATTATCTGTGGATACCACTAAAAATATCAGCAGTATAGCTATTATGGTGACCATGCCTGCGTTGCTGTTTAACAAGATCGTTACCAATATCGACAACTCTGATATTGCCCAGATCGGAACGATAGCGTTTCTGGGGATATTCAACATGCTGGGAGGTGGTCTGATGTGTTTTTTGGCGGGTCTGGTCACCAGATGCCCCAAGCGGTGGTATGGAGGCCTCATCAGCGTGGGGATGTTCCCCAATATCTCTGACTTGCCGATCGCCTATCTGCAAAGTTTGGAGTCATCTGGGATTGTTCCTGACGTTGACCGTGGCGTGGCGTTCAATTGCATTTACACGGTGATTCAGCTGATCGGCCAATTCAATTGTGGCCTTTACAAGTTGATCGAGTGGGATTTTCGAGATGCATTTAAAAATGCGGGCGACAAAAAACcggccgacgaggagcagaCGGTATCGACGTCCGCATCTCCAGAGTCGATTCAGCATACCAACTGTTCGAACTCACTTACCAGCATCAGCTCCTCAGTCGATGAAAACGACACAGATGAAAATCAGCCACACTCTTTGAGAGAGAAACGAACCGGCCGTAGAAGTTCATGGTCTACGGCGCGAAGGAGCCTTGATCTTAGGCGAACGGAGAGCGCATGTTCTGGTACCTCTCTAAGGGAGATGCCCACAGAGAACATGGCGGACATGGTGCGACAATACTCGCGTTTCGACGAGCTCGCGACTGGATCTGTGAAGGTCAACGACCCGGCAGATCTGCAGGTTGCCCCAAAAACAACGCCTTCTGAGTCAAAAGGCGTCTGGCCGCTAGCGAAGTCCTTTATTTTCCTGCTTTTGGATAGTTTCCGCAAGCCTATCTCGCTGACTGTCGTGATTAGTCTAATAATTTGCATGATTCCCTGGGTGAAAGCCCTCTTCGTCACGACCAATCAAGCTCATATCAGTCCTGCACCAGACGGACTACCCCCGCTTTCCTTTATGATGGACATCTCATCTTATATCGGAGCAGCACAGGTTCCTTTCGGTTTGCTTATTTTGGGTGCTACCATTGGCAGGCTGGAAATTAGAGATATCCCACTGTCGCGGTGGAGAACTCCACTAGCAGTAACTTCTGTGCGCCTTGTGCTGCTCCCCATTGTGGGATGTGCGCTTGACTCCAAAGTCAACAAAGACGGACTCTTCTACAACGAACCAATTCTTCACTTTGTGTCAAACATCGTTTTTTGCATGCCTCCAGCTACGTCCAACATTTACCTGACTGCATTTTACACTCCTCCCGATTACGAGGACCACATCCAGGTTGACTGCCTGGCATTAGCATACATCTGTCACTACGTTGCGCTTGTTGTTTGTCTGCCGTTCACCGCAGCTTACACTCTTAAGGTTCCGCTCAAATATTAG